One genomic window of Canis lupus baileyi chromosome 24, mCanLup2.hap1, whole genome shotgun sequence includes the following:
- the MFAP3L gene encoding microfibrillar-associated protein 3-like isoform X3 gives MHDSGLLNITKVSFSDRGKYTCVASNVHGTVNNTVTLRVIFTSGDMGVYYMVVCLVAFTVVMILNITRLCMMSSHLKKTEKAINEFFRTEGAEKLQKAFEIAKRIPIITSAKTLELAKVTQFKTMEFARYIEELARSVPLPPLIMNCRTIMEEIMEVVGLEEQGQNFVRHTPEGQEASDRDEVYTIPNSLKRSDSPTADSDASSLHEQPQQIAIKVSVHPQSKKDHMGDQEAVQFEVKDEEETEPSAEHSPETAEPSTDITSTELTSEEPTPVEVLDRVLPPAHLETPEPAVAHDRNTCIIYESHV, from the coding sequence ATGCACGACAGTGGCCTCCTGAACATCACCAAGGTGTCTTTTTCAGACCGAGGTAAATATACATGTGTTGCTTCTAACGTCCATGGCACTGTGAACAACACGGTGACCCTGAGAGTCATCTTTACCTCTGGAGACATGGGCGTCTACTACATGGTCGTCTGCCTTGTGGCCTTCACCGTTGTCATGATCCTCAATATCACCCGCCTGTGCATGATGAGCAGCCACCTGAAGAAGACTGAGAAAGCCATCAATGAATTCTTTAGGACAGAAGGTGCAGAAAAGCTGCAGAAGGCATTTGAGATTGCCAAGCGGATCCCCATCATCACCTCAGCCAAAACTCTAGAGCTTGCCAAAGTCACCCAGTTCAAAACCATGGAGTTTGCCCGCTATATTGAAGAGCTTGCCAGGAGTGTGCCTCTGCCTCCACTCATCATGAACTGTAGGACTATCATGGAGGAAATCATGGAAGTAGTTGGACTTGAGGAGCAGGGGCAGAATTTTGTGCGGCATACTCCAGAAGGCCAGGAGGCTTCCGACAGGGATGAGGTTTACACGATCCCAAACTCCCTGAAAAGAAGTGACTCACCCACTGCAGACTCGGATGCCTCATCACTGCATGAGCAGCCCCAGCAAATTGCCATCAAGGTGTCTGTTCACCCACAGTCCAAAAAAGATCACATGGGTGACCAGGAAGCTGTACAATTTGAGGTCAAAGATGAAGAGGAGACAGAACCGTCTGCTGAACATTCCCCAGAAACTGCAGAACCTTCTACAGATATAACATCCACAGAGCTAACATCTGAAGAGCCAACACCTGTTGAGGTACTAGATAGAGTTCTGCCACCAGCTCACCTGGAAACTCCAGAGCCAGCAGTGGCACATGACAGAAACACCTGCATTATTTATGAAAGCCATGTCTAA